A portion of the Chelonia mydas isolate rCheMyd1 chromosome 23, rCheMyd1.pri.v2, whole genome shotgun sequence genome contains these proteins:
- the LOC114021741 gene encoding synaptonemal complex central element protein 1, with protein MEGSKQVPSDFAPKAEELLLLVKQLQDAGTLEPRMDDLVGRISRLQRAKQALSQELHEGQARSEELQAELEELNKEKSNLEEICSQKQEVLRTLQLRCQETEVEAQRQQTLSQDRKQSIEELTAKIQEEKLKQRKQRLEFEQQLDELMEKHKTLQECHSMEKLAAEICSMAESRERLLSEDKLIQDNLAQVEKQLDSLPQAEAAPSQERMFLKSQEASSALQLFQQENKRATEYLEAASRRHSELQQKFKRLTAELEAQQQESGGAPASMETA; from the exons ATGGAGGGGAGTAAACAGG tTCCCAGCGACTTTGCACCCAAGGCAGAGGAGCTGCTATTGCTGGTGAAACAACTGCAGGATG cAGGGACCCTGGAGCCCCGAATGGACGACCTGGTAGGAAGGATCAGCAGACTGCAGCGag CTAAGCAGGCTCTGAGCCAGGAGCTGCATGAGGGGCAGGCGCGCAGCGAGGAACTGCAGGCAGAGCTGGAGGAGC TGAACAAGGAGAAGTCGAACCTGGAGGAAATCTGCAGCCAGAAGCAAG AGGTCCTGCGGACCCTGCAGCTCCGCTGCCAGGAGACGGAGGTTGAGGCCCAGAG GCAGCAGACGCTGTCCCAGGATCGGAAGCAGAGCATCGAGGAGCTGACGGCAAAGATCCAGGAGGAGAAGCTGAAGCAGAGGAAACAGAG GCTGGAATTTGAGCAGCAGCTGGACGAGCTGATGGAGAAGCACAAGACCCTCCAGGAGTGCCAC aGCATGGAGAAGCTAGCTGCCGAGATCTGCAGCATGGCTGAGAGCAGGGAACGTTTGCTGAGCGAAG ACAAGCTGATCCAGGACAACCTGGCCCAGGTCGAGAAGCAGctggactccctgccccaggcagaggcagctcccagccaggaaAGGATGTTCCTGAAGAGCCAGGAGGCCAGCAGTGCCCT GCAGCTGTTCCAACAGGAAAACAAGAGAGCGACCGAATATCTGGAGGCAGCTTCGCGCCGCCACTCAGAACTGCAGCAGAAGTTCAAgag GCTGACGGCCGAGCTGGAAGCCCAGCAG